Proteins encoded in a region of the Haloglomus salinum genome:
- a CDS encoding PQQ-binding-like beta-propeller repeat protein, with the protein MPSRRALLAGAAGLVAGGGLVADRVRLGEVDDWTPTADTWPLSRYDLANTAAVPDVSVPDDPTVDWTASVAASSQFAPQALVVDTDRVYAGADGLVALDRGGGSKVWSDERPVDTLARRGGRLFVAGGDGESPRVAARDAATGDTAWTRDLPALPAGLTVAAGMVLTTTRFGSVAREQDTGIRRWGGESPDLRAQPLVHDGALFGHDGYELVRYRPRSALDVPLRAVPPAEWRSVTQVERIGAPVGAGSRVLVPGTRYGFRTDAGAPAFRAVDATTGEVAWRAIRSDERDAFLGSRYAAVDAARDRVYAGVYRQWTSEPTTGERFRATVRAFALEDGAVEWTHEAGNGRFVRDVVFAGDRVLVATARDEDATGGASGDVRALDPTDGRERWRVAFDAPARTLAPVDGTVFAMTGNGLVAALR; encoded by the coding sequence ATGCCCTCCCGACGTGCCCTCCTGGCCGGTGCGGCCGGTCTCGTCGCCGGTGGCGGACTGGTCGCCGACCGCGTCCGACTCGGCGAGGTGGACGACTGGACGCCGACTGCGGATACGTGGCCACTCTCCCGCTACGACCTCGCGAACACGGCTGCCGTGCCCGACGTGAGCGTTCCCGACGACCCGACGGTCGACTGGACCGCGTCCGTCGCGGCGTCGTCGCAGTTCGCGCCGCAGGCGCTCGTCGTCGATACCGACCGGGTGTACGCTGGTGCCGACGGTCTCGTCGCACTCGACCGGGGCGGCGGGTCGAAGGTGTGGAGCGACGAGCGGCCGGTGGATACCCTCGCACGCCGCGGTGGTCGCCTGTTCGTCGCCGGCGGCGACGGCGAGAGTCCGAGGGTCGCCGCCCGCGACGCCGCGACCGGCGACACGGCGTGGACACGGGACCTCCCCGCTCTACCGGCGGGGCTGACGGTCGCAGCCGGGATGGTCCTGACCACGACCCGATTCGGGTCGGTCGCCCGGGAGCAGGACACGGGCATCCGTCGCTGGGGTGGTGAGTCGCCCGACCTGCGGGCCCAGCCGCTCGTCCACGACGGCGCGCTGTTCGGCCACGACGGCTACGAACTCGTCCGGTACCGGCCACGGAGTGCGTTGGACGTGCCACTGCGCGCGGTGCCGCCGGCCGAGTGGCGGTCCGTGACACAGGTGGAACGTATCGGCGCCCCTGTGGGCGCCGGCTCTCGGGTGCTCGTGCCGGGTACGCGGTACGGCTTCCGGACGGACGCCGGCGCGCCGGCCTTCCGAGCGGTCGACGCGACGACGGGCGAGGTGGCGTGGCGGGCGATTCGCAGCGACGAGCGGGACGCGTTCCTCGGGTCCCGGTACGCCGCCGTCGACGCCGCCCGCGACCGGGTGTACGCTGGCGTCTACCGGCAATGGACCAGCGAGCCGACGACCGGTGAGCGGTTCCGGGCGACGGTGCGGGCGTTCGCGCTCGAGGACGGGGCCGTCGAGTGGACGCACGAGGCCGGAAACGGCCGGTTCGTCCGTGATGTCGTGTTCGCGGGCGACCGTGTACTCGTGGCGACGGCCAGAGACGAGGATGCGACGGGCGGGGCCTCCGGCGACGTGCGGGCGCTCGACCCCACCGACGGACGCGAGCGCTGGCGGGTCGCGTTCGACGCGCCGGCCCGGACGCTCGCGCCCGTCGACGGAACGGTGTTCGCGATGACCGGGAACGGGCTCGTGGCCGCGCTCCGATAG